A single Fusobacterium hominis DNA region contains:
- the nusB gene encoding transcription antitermination factor NusB, with product MSRRKAREELFKLVFESELKNENTKEVFDSYLARDKEAIDDIPELKEEIIEVQELDADAEIDALEEKTEEVKLIALDDRDMKFLEKYMTGITDHNNEIMETINNSIVGWTFERIGAVEKSLLKSTVYELMFETTPYEIAINEAIELAKVYGDEKTAEFVNGVLAKVIKNIKK from the coding sequence ATGAGTAGAAGAAAAGCAAGAGAAGAACTTTTTAAACTAGTATTTGAAAGTGAATTAAAAAATGAAAATACTAAAGAAGTATTTGACAGTTATTTAGCAAGAGACAAGGAAGCTATTGATGATATTCCTGAACTAAAAGAAGAAATTATTGAAGTTCAAGAGTTAGATGCTGATGCTGAAATAGATGCTCTTGAAGAAAAAACTGAAGAAGTAAAATTAATCGCTCTAGACGATAGAGATATGAAATTCCTTGAAAAATACATGACAGGAATTACTGACCACAATAATGAAATTATGGAAACTATTAACAATAGTATCGTTGGTTGGACTTTTGAAAGAATTGGAGCAGTTGAAAAAAGTTTATTGAAATCAACTGTATATGAACTTATGTTTGAAACAACTCCTTATGAAATAGCTATTAATGAGGCTATAGAACTTGCAAAAGTATATGGTGATGAAAAAACAGCTGAATTCGTAAATGGTGTTCTTGCAAAAGTTATAAAAAATATTAAGAAATAA
- a CDS encoding PTS-dependent dihydroxyacetone kinase phosphotransferase subunit DhaM, translating to MVGIVVVAHNPKLSEEVIRFCKDLKKDNFKLINGGGIGIGECFGTCPKIIEQAIEAANQGDGVVILCDLGSSVINARKAQESIGNRIRVEIVDAPLVEGTIVAVSANHPKVKMENLIDYIKESKEFPKL from the coding sequence ATGGTAGGAATAGTAGTAGTAGCACATAATCCAAAATTGTCAGAAGAAGTTATACGTTTTTGTAAAGATTTGAAAAAAGATAATTTTAAACTTATAAATGGTGGCGGAATAGGCATAGGAGAATGTTTTGGAACCTGTCCTAAGATTATTGAACAAGCAATAGAAGCTGCAAATCAGGGTGATGGGGTAGTTATTTTATGTGATCTTGGAAGTTCAGTTATCAATGCAAGAAAAGCACAAGAAAGTATAGGTAATAGAATACGAGTGGAAATTGTAGATGCTCCACTTGTAGAAGGGACAATTGTTGCTGTTTCTGCTAATCATCCAAAAGTAAAAATGGAAAATTTAATAGACTATATAAAGGAATCAAAAGAGTTTCCGAAACTTTAA
- a CDS encoding RNA-guided endonuclease InsQ/TnpB family protein — protein MILTKKVRLYPTKEQEQKLWQSVGTARFIYNYTLAKQEENHRNGGKFIPDGIIRKELTQLKKTELTWLKEVSNNVTKQAVKDACNSYKRFFKGLANKPKFKSKKKSKPSFYNDPIKLKIKDKKALIEKVGWIKINEQIPSDIKYSNPRITYDNKYWYISVGIEVNKKQENLTDISLGIDLGLKDLAICSDGKVFKNINKTIKVRKLEKRLKQKQRQISRKYEMNKIKKEGGVRCQFIKTKNIEKLENTTKLIHRKLANIRNNYLHQVTTSIVKTKPYRIVIEDLNVSGMMKNKHLSDSVRKQCFYKFRQYLTYKTELYGIKLVVVDRFYPSSKTCSQCGSIKKDLKLKDRVYRCPHCGAVIDRDYNAALNLSMYKLA, from the coding sequence ATGATACTAACAAAAAAAGTTAGACTTTATCCAACGAAAGAACAAGAGCAAAAATTGTGGCAATCTGTTGGCACTGCGAGGTTTATCTATAATTATACTCTTGCAAAACAGGAAGAAAATCATAGAAATGGTGGTAAATTTATCCCTGATGGAATTATTAGAAAAGAATTAACTCAACTAAAAAAAACTGAACTTACTTGGTTAAAAGAAGTATCAAATAATGTAACTAAACAGGCAGTAAAAGACGCTTGTAACTCGTATAAAAGATTTTTTAAAGGGTTAGCAAATAAACCAAAATTTAAAAGTAAAAAGAAAAGCAAACCTAGTTTTTACAATGATCCTATTAAGTTAAAAATTAAAGATAAAAAAGCATTAATTGAAAAAGTAGGTTGGATAAAAATAAATGAACAAATACCAAGCGATATTAAATATAGTAATCCTAGAATTACTTATGATAACAAGTATTGGTATATATCTGTTGGAATAGAAGTTAATAAAAAACAGGAAAATTTAACGGATATCTCTTTAGGAATAGATTTGGGACTTAAAGATTTAGCTATTTGTTCAGATGGAAAAGTTTTTAAAAATATTAATAAAACTATAAAAGTTAGAAAATTAGAAAAAAGATTAAAACAGAAACAAAGACAAATTAGTAGAAAATATGAGATGAATAAAATAAAAAAAGAAGGAGGTGTACGTTGTCAATTTATTAAAACTAAAAATATAGAAAAATTAGAGAATACAACAAAACTAATACATAGAAAATTAGCTAATATTAGAAATAATTATCTTCATCAGGTTACAACAAGTATAGTGAAAACCAAACCATACAGAATTGTAATAGAAGATTTGAATGTTTCTGGAATGATGAAAAATAAACATTTATCTGATTCAGTAAGAAAACAATGCTTTTATAAATTTAGACAGTATCTGACATATAAAACAGAGTTATATGGAATTAAATTAGTTGTAGTGGATAGATTTTATCCTTCATCAAAAACTTGTAGTCAGTGCGGTTCTATAAAAAAAGATTTAAAATTAAAAGATAGAGTTTATAGATGCCCACATTGTGGAGCTGTGATTGATAGAGACTATAATGCGGCATTAAATTTATCTATGTATAAATTAGCATAA
- a CDS encoding winged helix-turn-helix transcriptional regulator yields MKKKYEIPCNIAQTLNIIGDRWTLLIVHEIFLGKKTYKELEEKLTGIATNLLSSRLKELEENGIIKAEVYQERPLRYCYSITDKGKGLREVFNAIILWGHEHLEVCFKKIVDKNTGDEVELRYYNPKTKKVLDYKDVEIKEV; encoded by the coding sequence ATGAAAAAAAAATATGAGATACCATGTAATATTGCCCAAACACTAAATATAATTGGAGATAGATGGACATTACTTATAGTTCATGAAATATTTTTAGGAAAGAAAACTTATAAAGAGCTTGAAGAAAAATTAACTGGAATAGCTACTAATCTTTTATCTAGTAGATTAAAAGAATTAGAAGAAAATGGAATTATAAAAGCTGAAGTTTATCAAGAAAGACCGCTTAGATATTGCTATAGTATAACTGATAAGGGAAAAGGTTTAAGAGAGGTTTTTAATGCTATAATACTTTGGGGACATGAGCATTTAGAAGTTTGCTTTAAAAAAATTGTAGATAAAAATACGGGAGATGAAGTAGAACTTAGATATTATAACCCAAAAACTAAAAAAGTATTAGATTATAAAGATGTAGAAATAAAAGAAGTATAA